The window GTGGCTCGACGACGGGCTCCTATCGCTCGCCCCTGTCGGTCAAGATCGAAGAATGTACGGTCCGCGATACAGACACATGATCTTGCCGCGGCCGGCGTTGACCGGGTGCCACCCTCCGACAGCCAACCCGCCGGGGTCATCGCCCGCCGCCGGGCCATCGGAGACCACATCCGCGCCGCACGCCTCCGCGCCAACCTCACCCAAGAGCGCCTCGCAGAACTGGCCGGCATGGACCGCCAGGCCGTGAACCGCATCGAGCAGGGCCCCACGCCTCACCCCGGGTGGACACGCTCATCCGCACCGCCGCCGCGCTAGACAACACCGCTCGCCGACCTTGTGGCATGAGGGAGGCCCCGCCCATCCGCCCCGAAGCGGACAGGCGAGGCCGTGGGGCGAGCAGGCGGACCAAGCGTCCGCGGTCAGAGGACCGCTTCCTGCGGGGGTGCGGCCAGGTAGCCGCCAGCCTGGAACATGCCGGCGAATGCTCCTGGGCCGTGCCGTTCGTCGAGCCACCGGCACAGCCGGATCGTGTCCCCGCTGACGATGGCGGCCACGACCAGGTCGTGAACGTACTGCGTCCGCATATCCGGACACTCACCCCGATGCCAGGGCAAACGTCCGGATCAGGTGTGAGCCCGTACACCACTTCCCTGGACGCAACCTCGTCAGACAGTCGCCTTGGTGATGATGCGTTCCATCTCCCCCTGGCCGAAGGCCCGCAGAGTCGTGGAACGGATGTTGCCCACCCCGCCGAGATGCAGGAGCGCTGCGGTAGCAGTTTCGTCGTCGGGTGCCTCAACGACGGCCACGAGGTCGTACGGACCGACGGTCCAGTAGATGTTCAGGAGCTTCGCCCCGATCTTCTGTGCCGCTGCACCGAAGGTCTCAGCGCGCTTCGCGGTGGCCTTGTAGTCTCGGACCCCCTGATCGGTCCAGTTCATCAGCGTGATGTACGTCGGCATGTTCTCCCACCTTCACGAGGAAACACATCGCGAGCTCAATCCTGGACATCGGGGCTGACACCTGCACGGGATACGCACCCGAACGAGCGATACGAGCACCTACAGGCGGTTGATAACGGTGGATTGGATCCAGGGAGGCACTCGCACAACAGCCACGCCGACCCGCGGTGTGACACTTGACTGCTCCTGAGGTCCGGTCCCAGCTACCCTGCTCCACCGTCCGTCGGAGTGCCTGTCGGGGGCAGGCTGACATCCACACCTGACCTCAACGACAGCGGATGCCACCGGATCGCCGCGGAGTATGTGCAGCCAGGCGGCGCCTGTGCGCGCGAACGCCTCCCGGTATCTATGGCAGAACCAAGAAACCACTCCCCGCTCAAGGACTCTGCCGACGCCGCTTTCCGTTTGATCGGAGGCCTTTGCATCCAGGCCGCCAAGTTCCGGATATCCACAGGCCGTCCAGTATTGCGCCGGCAGCAATGAGCAGGAAGGGAATTCCGTACCACTTCCAGTCGGCATTCCCGATGAGCACTCCAACCGCCAGGACGCCGAGTGATCCAGTAGGCAGGATCAGCTTGTAGCGCCACGGTTGACTCACCCGCGTGAAAGCCCCGGCAAGGGCCATCAAAGCCAGAAAGAGCAGACACCAGTCTTCCGCTTCCACCGATGCGCTCCTTCTGAAGGTCGTCAGGGGCGGTGAAGGCCAGGTCGCCGGGGTCTCGTTGCGCCCCGAGAGTGCCTCCACATGCTTGCCCGACAGCCGGACATTGTGAGGCTGTCCGAGGACGGGCCTCAGCCGACCAATCGCCTGCAAGGGGCCGACGAACGGCTTCCTCTGAGAGAAAGGGCCAGCGGAGCCGCTGCGGTACAGCACAGAAGCACAGCAACCGTGGCAACCATCGGTGAACATCCTGAGCCGCTGGCATCCGCTTGACCAGGTCGACAGGCCTCAGCAACCTCTCCGCCCGTAGTTTTCAGGTGTCTTGGTCATCCTCCGGTCCGACGAGGGGTCGAAGGGCTGATTCTTGACGTGCTCCCTGGCCTAAAGTCCAGGGATTCCGGCCTGGGCCGGCTGGCCCTTCCGGGGGCTTCCTGCTTCAACGCGCTGTGCCGGGACTTTCGTCCTGGTCTTACCGGCGCTCCACGAGGCGTTTGGTGTCTCCGCCCGTCCGGCGGCGACGATGCGGCGTCCTTCGAACAGGACGTTGCGGGCTGCATTGTGGTCGCGGTCGTGCACAGCCCCGCACTGGCCGCACGTCCACTGACGGACGTGCAGGGGCTTGGGGCCGTCCCGGAAACCGCAGGCCGAGCAGACCTGAGAGGACGGGAAGGCCCGGCCCGCTCTGGCGAAGGTCCGGCCGTGCTTGACCGCCTTGTACTCCAGCATGCCGACGAACGCGGACCATCCCGCGTCGTGCACGGACTTGGCAAGCCGGGTACGGCCGAGACCGGACACCGCGAGGTCCTCCACGAACACCGCTTGGTTGTCGCGGATGATCTGTGTGGAAACCTTGTGGTGCCAGTCCCGGCGCCGGTCCGCCACCTTGGCGTGTTGGCGAGCGACCTTGATGCGGGCCTTGGCCCGGTTCTTCGATCCCTTCACCTTGCGGGACAGCTCCCGCCCAGGGCGCTTGAGCTTCTTCTCGGCCCTGCGCAGGAAGCGGGGGCTGTCGATCTTCCGGCCGTCGGACAGGACGGCGAAGGCGGACAGGCCCAGGTCGATCCCGGCGTCGGTTTCCAGTTCGGGGAGTATGTCGGGCTCGGTGTCCACGACGAAGCTGAGGAAGTACCGTCCGCAGCTGTCCTTGGTGACGGTCAGGGACGTGGGTGCGGCCGGAAGCCGGCGGGACCACTTGACCTTGAGGTTGCCGACCTTGGCCACGTACACCGTGCCGTCGTCCTGGAGGGAGAAGGCGTTGGTGTTGAGGCGGATCGACTGCCGGGTGTCCTTCTTCGACTTGTACCGGGGCGGGCCGACCTTGCGGCCCTGCCGCTTGCCCTTGACCGAGTCGAAGAAGTTCTTGCAGGCGGTGTCCAGGTCCCGCAGAGACTGTTGCAGGACGACCGCCGACACGTCGGAGAGCCAGGCGCGTTCATCGGTGTGCTTGGCCTGGGTGATGCGCAGTCGGGACAGATCCGCTGATTTCACGTACGGCAGCCCGGCCGCGTGTGCCTCCTTGCGGTCGCGCAGGCAGTCGTTCCACACCACGCGGGCGCACCCGAACGCCCTGGCCAGCGCACGGCGCTGGGCGGCGTCCGGGCAGGCCCGGTAGTTGTAGCGGAGCCGCATGACCGAGACCCTACTACGATTGGTCTCATGGATCAGGAGAACGACTACAGGCGTGGCAGACACGTTGTCTCGGCGATGCATGTGCACTTGGTCTTTGTGACGAAGTACCGGCGTGGAGTCTTCAACGACGAGATGCTGACGCGCTGCGAAGAGATCATGCGCAAGGTGTGCGAGGACTTTGAGGCGGAGCTGAAGGAGTTCAACGGCGAACGCGATCACGTCCACCTCCTGGTGCACTATCCGCCCAAGGTCGCCGTCTCCAAGCTGGTCAACAGCCTCAAGGGCGTTTCCGCCCGCCGGATACGCCAGGAGTTCACCGGCCGGATCAACCGCGCCCTCATGCACGGGCACCTGTGGTCGCCCTCGTACTTCTCCGCGTCCTGCGGCGGAGCACCGTTGGCGATCGTCCGCCAGTACATCGAGCAGCAAAAACGCCCGCTCCAAGGCGCGGGTCAGAGCAGTCCTGAGATGCATTCATCCCCGGCGTGAAGGCCGGGCTATCTGCAAGAGTCCCGGTAATCGCCGGTGGCGACGAGGTAGTCGATCACCCGGACCATCGCGGGGATGCCAGGGTCGCGAACAATGAGCCCGTCCCAGCAGTAGAAGTAACTGCCGTCCAGACACTCGCCGCTGCCCTTCCAGCTCTCCATCATGCGCCGCACCTGATCCAGGGTCATCACCGTCCCGGACCACCGGTTGCCGTCGGCGAAGATCACCCACATGTCGACGTCGCACACCTCGTCCAGGCCCTCGCCTGCGCCCGGCACGAAACGGATCTCGTATCCCTCGTGCTTCACCCGGTAGAACGGGCCGTCCCACATGGCGCCCCCAAGACCGTTGTGAACCGATTCAGGCCAGTCGGGATGGAGGCGAAACGGCCCCGGGCGGTCAGTCCCAAGGAGAAGGGCAAGAGCCAGCCAGGTTTCGGGCCGTCTGCCAGCCGCGTTGCGTCACGCTCTCGCGCCGCGCGTCACATCCGCGCAGGGCCGGTCCCGCCCGGCCCTGCGCGGCACGCTCAGCCGTCGGTCGGGGCTGCGGCGTGCGGTCCGCCGTCGAGCATGCGGTCCACGACCCGCGCTGTCGCGAGACCGTCCCCGGGCTCGCAGAAGTCCGTTATGAACTGAGCGTACTTCTCCCGGTACTCCGCTTCGACGGCATCGACGTCGCGCAGGGCCTTGACCAGTTCTTCGGAGGTCTGCAGCAGCGGGCCGGGCGCCCGGGTGATGAGGTCGAAGTACAAGCCGCGCAGCGTGTCCCGGTAGTGCTCCAGGTCGTAGGTGAAGAACACTATCGGCTTACCCGAGTGCGCGAAGTCGAAGAACGCCGAGGAGTAGTCGGTGATCAGCACATCGGCGACGAGGTACAGATCGGCGATGTCCGGGTAGCGGGTGACATCCCACACGAAGCCCCGGCCTGCACCCGGTATGTTGTCGTGAACCCTCGGATGCTTGCGGAAGAGCAGCACATGGTCGTGACCGAGTTCGGCCTGGGCCGCGGCCAGGTCGATCCGCAGATCGAGCTTGTACAGCTTGCTCGCGTGCTTCTGGTCTTCCCGCCAGGTAGGAGCGTAGAGCACCACCTTCTTGCCCTCGGGCAGGCCGAGCCGCTCCCTGACCCGCGCGGCCCGCGCGTCGCGGTCGGGGGCGTGGAAGACGTCGTTGCGCGGATAACCGCTCTCGAGCATTTCACCTTCGATGGTGTACGCCCTGCGCATGATCTCTGTGGTGTACGCGTTCGGCGACACCACGAAGTCGAACTGCCGGTAGCTGTGCGGCAGGCTGGCGATATAGGCGGGATTCGACTTGGTAGTGCCTTGGAGGTCCTTGCCGATCTTCTTCAGCGGCGTGCCGTGCCAGGTCTGCACGACCCGCTGCCCGGGGCGGGTGACGAACCAGTCGCCCACCGTCGTGTTGACGACGATGTAGCGGCTGCGCGCCAGTGCCTCGTACCACTCGCGGCTGCCACGGCCCACCACGCGCGCTCCCGACGGCATCTCGGGCAGCCCCCCGTCC of the Streptomyces sp. NBC_01788 genome contains:
- a CDS encoding helix-turn-helix transcriptional regulator, which codes for MPPSDSQPAGVIARRRAIGDHIRAARLRANLTQERLAELAGMDRQAVNRIEQGPTPHPGWTRSSAPPPR
- a CDS encoding GYD domain-containing protein, giving the protein MPTYITLMNWTDQGVRDYKATAKRAETFGAAAQKIGAKLLNIYWTVGPYDLVAVVEAPDDETATAALLHLGGVGNIRSTTLRAFGQGEMERIITKATV
- a CDS encoding RNA-guided endonuclease InsQ/TnpB family protein, translated to MRLRYNYRACPDAAQRRALARAFGCARVVWNDCLRDRKEAHAAGLPYVKSADLSRLRITQAKHTDERAWLSDVSAVVLQQSLRDLDTACKNFFDSVKGKRQGRKVGPPRYKSKKDTRQSIRLNTNAFSLQDDGTVYVAKVGNLKVKWSRRLPAAPTSLTVTKDSCGRYFLSFVVDTEPDILPELETDAGIDLGLSAFAVLSDGRKIDSPRFLRRAEKKLKRPGRELSRKVKGSKNRAKARIKVARQHAKVADRRRDWHHKVSTQIIRDNQAVFVEDLAVSGLGRTRLAKSVHDAGWSAFVGMLEYKAVKHGRTFARAGRAFPSSQVCSACGFRDGPKPLHVRQWTCGQCGAVHDRDHNAARNVLFEGRRIVAAGRAETPNASWSAGKTRTKVPAQRVEAGSPRKGQPAQAGIPGL
- the tnpA gene encoding IS200/IS605 family transposase — its product is MDQENDYRRGRHVVSAMHVHLVFVTKYRRGVFNDEMLTRCEEIMRKVCEDFEAELKEFNGERDHVHLLVHYPPKVAVSKLVNSLKGVSARRIRQEFTGRINRALMHGHLWSPSYFSASCGGAPLAIVRQYIEQQKRPLQGAGQSSPEMHSSPA